DNA sequence from the Liolophura sinensis isolate JHLJ2023 chromosome 1, CUHK_Ljap_v2, whole genome shotgun sequence genome:
CGCAAAAcaacaattttcacatttgttaaaTTGACATGTCAGGCACAATGTGTTTTTTGAAACGGCGATGCATCCTTTTTCTAATGCCGACATATTTATTATGTTGCTAAGCTGGGGAGAACAAAGATTGTTGATTATAAGATGCTCTATACGTACAAAATAGGCGTAGAAACAGGCATTGGTAAAAAAATCCTCGGCTGTAATGGACCTTCTACGCCACTGGCAAAATTTGCAAATCAGTGTTTAATATAAACCACGAAAGAAGTGAGAAAagtataaagtaagaaattagcgctgattcatgcaaagagaaacagtcagtAGTTACGTTATTTCATCGCATGTCACAACAGATACACTAGAAAAGTTCATGTGACGACTTTATGAAAGTTTCTCATTGCTGTGTTTGCAGGGATTTCGTCCCCAACCGTCTAAACCGATGCCTCAACCCAAGGTGGGTAAGATACGGAATTTAGGCGGCCATGGCCCAGAATTCGGCGCCGACTTCAGCAGGCCAACACCTCACTATGCTCCGGTGTCTCCGAGTAACCGGCCCCAGGCCAGCCGGACCATGCTGTACCAGGTGCAGCAGAGTCTGGAGTCCAAGACCGGTCAGTATGATCCAGATAGTGTCATTACCACCCCTCAGTACACCCCCATGAGGCCGCACAGTCAGCAGTTCCAAAGCCTTCTCTCTGAGGATTCATTTCAACCCCAGTTTAGCGAGCCCACCCCTGTGTACCAGAGCTTTGCCAGTAGTGTTCAGTCCTCCTACAGACCCGGGCCCCCGGAACCGGAGGATGAGGATTATGAAATTATCCCTGTCTCCGAGAGAAAGAAAGCCTTCATGAGAGCCGAGCCCAGGAAATGGGGTAACCAGCCGCAAAGTAATATCACCTTTCTTGACCTGTTTGTACTCGCTCGTTACAAAACAATTCAGATTACCGTgatttgatttttaatttttttaaaaagttgttaGTATTTAACATGATGACggaaataaatatacttaagTTTTTGTTAACATCATTATCTATCAACATCGGCAGTTGGCTATTCCTAATCCATAAAACAGCTGAGAACTTTATTACACAATCTAAGAATTTGTACATAGGATCACCACGGTCTTTTTCATGATAACCCATATAACCTAACACGTAACAAGTCGTGGAAATTGTCGTCACAGAAAGAGAAATGCCTTATAGAACAACAAGAAAATAACAACCAGTCTAAATGTGGATTCACAACATTTCCTAATGAACAGGGCATGTAAAACAATGGACAGAATTTAGACAGCGTTGTGAATATAttgaaaggaaaaacaaaagctGTATGGTCAAAATGCACAAGGCTAATGCTATACTTCGAAAGGTTCGTCGAAATTCAAAATTATATCAAAGAGGGTTTGAAAAATGTTGAACTAACAACACTAATGAAACTCGATCTTCATTGGTGTTGAAAATCTTGGTTGATGCTCCCAACCAGCTGAATGTTGTAACCCTCATGTGAAAATGGCTGGAGGTTTACCTAGTCCAAATGGCAAGTCCTTCGCTACAACATTCAGCAGAGAATGggcaacaaataatataaaataataccaGTTCAACGACAGAGATAGCGGTTGAAGAAACGGTGCGTTAGAGCCGCCACAATTCGACAACAATGTTGTCGGCGAGCCGGTCTTCATCATTTCAATATATCGCTTGACCAGAATATTAATTAAACCAGGTAATAGGAACTGTAGAAGATCTTTGTCGGTGAACGTTCTGATCTGAATGACTATAAACTGGAAATATAGAACTTATGATCACTAAAGTGGCTAGATTTCAGCTCTTGGACGAGAGACCAATGCGGTTGATCTAAGTTGGAGTTAACAAAGGGAGAGAAACAGGACAAGTGGTGATATTCTGTGATCTGTGTCTCTGTGGAATGGTAGTAGTAGCAACGTATTATCTATAGAAGAATGCCTAGTTTAGCAGCGTGTCACTCGCCATAGAAACTGGCTGTGGAATCAGTCCTCTTGTGAAATTGCATCTCCTGTCTCACAAAACAAGCTTCTTATATAAGAGTCACATTAACCCCACGAGGGTCCTAAAAACCAACAATAGGCCGGGGCATCTctttcaagggagataactttccATTGACGCGTAATTTACCAGACCACGCTCTTCAAGTGTCTCACTTACTGCTAACAATTGTAATATTGCTCTTTAATTTACGTCTGgctaattataaatataaacgattactaaatattattaatatcgTCTAATATAGATGGCAACATATCGCTATGCCAAATTACTAAACATGTAACGTGTACTAAAACCTAGGTGATATAATTATCGGATCTGAACCTGGCGCGCAAGCGGTAACCCATACATGGGTGTGCAGCGACTTCGCACGTTGTCTTCTGATACAGTTTCATGGATAACAAATTGCACGCCAACATACCCCTACCTGGCCATTACTGCCTTGCTCTTTAGTGTACCACCTTTTCAGCTGTAGGACTTTCTTTTTGCCTGTTCTGCAAACTTAACCTTGTAGATAGCTCTTGCTGTGAAAACCCCAAAACGCAGTTAATCTTTATCTAACTGGTTTCGATATAATCCACCTATCATAATCGAATATCATAACTTTAAATCATTCTTTTTAAAAACCGCAAATTAATGAGGTACTGCAAGACATTCTTTCATGCCATATATCCACTCCATACAATATTCACAGTTTGAAGTCAGTAACATTGTCCATTTCCCGCTTTAAGTGTATGTGCCTCGGTGTATTGACGAAAACCTGTCACAATTCTTCTATGTTCACAGCCCCACTCCACATTGCCCGAGCACCCAAACCAGCGCCCAAACCTCGATCACCAATACCACCATCAGCAGGACCAGAATTTGGAACTGACTTTTCAAAGCCAACACAACAATGGACGCCGCCCTCCCACAACTTCCGGCCAGCCCCGGTGTCGCCTCAACCCTTCGTGTCACAGACCACGTTTATGCCTGCCTCCGGGGAGGTGGATCAACCCACCGTGCCGGCCTGGCGGGGCAGTCTCCGACAAACTGGTGCCAAGCAGTGGGATGAGGAGTACTCCCCGGCCGACTATACCTCCCCAGCTCCGCCTCCCACCCAGCCGAAGCCTGTCCAATCCAGGTCGGTGTCCAAGCCGCAGCAGGCCGCCCCTGTCCGGACCGCGCAGCCCTTCAATCCCGCTCCTCGTACAATCCCCATAGTAAACCAGCAGGGGGATGCGGAAGGACCCCGGGTGGTACATTTACAGTACAATTCACCTATGGGATTGTATTCTAATGAAAATGTCCAGGAAACACTCGACGGGCAAACAAGAAACGTGTTGTAAGTTTGTTCGAGCGAACCTAGATAGCATCGTTGCAGTGAGGAGAGCGTAGAGTAGAGAATCACCCAGCGTTCTGTTCCGCCCCACCGGGCGTTGACGACTCTCCCTTCGTGGTCAGCATGAGGCCGTCATCATAACACTGCCAACGCCATTCTCACACTGCTGTGGAAAACATAGCCGCATTGCGCTCCATCTGTTTGTCCCGTCAGACTCATAGACACATTTGCAGTTTCTCACTCCACATCAACATATGGTGTGATACACAGTCACTAACAAGACCATCTTTAGCAAATGCTGCTATTTCGATGGTATCTTCGGTTTTGTAAATATTACCCAGTATTTCCTGTCAGACATCCCTAGTTTCcattgtttttagttttgtgaCCTATTATATGTACTGCATGATTTATTCGTCATTACTAGGTAGTGACTTAGATATTTCCTTAACGCCTTTCGTTATATAATTGCAGACATTCACAGAATGCATTTGTATGACGCTAAATCTTCTAACATAGGTGTTTCTGTCGTCAGACGTATGTCATTGTGTCCTGTGTGAAATgtattttgaagacaaaatctTTGTGAGTGTCGCAACCTCCTTATCCCAATCAGTGAActttacattacattttgacAGCCGCACACTCATCACTCTACTGCTATTCTGTTGACAGGGTTCAGCACAGCCAGTCGGGAGGCCAGAACAAGGACGGTCCACGGGACTGGTCTCAGTCCACGCTCTACCGGATGATCCAGCAAGAGGAGCATAAGACGGGAGGAGCCGGTACTGTTAGTACGAAAACCACCACGGTGAAGTCCTATCAGCAGCCCGTGCACGCCACAGCCTTTTCCCCGGGAGGTGACGACTTTGGCGCCTCCGACTTTTAGGTGACATCGCTCCCTTCTGGTGCCTGGTGTCAGGTGTTTGGTGTCCGGTGTCGTCGATCAGGTTCATGTGAGGCAATCAGCTCGCCACGGCGGCAGAATCTGGTCGGAAAAGTTAGTCAACGACCGTTTGTTTAACTTTAGACCATGTGTCCGATTCACTTTATTTTGGGCGATAGTGTGTTACAAGAGGCCGATGAACGTGCAATAATATCCCCTCCCACTCTTCACGGAAGTGTTAAACCTTAGTACAGTTAGATATTTCAAGTGTGGCCGTAATGACTCTTTGATTTGTGATTAACATTCTACCCTGTTCTTTCAAAGGCTGTCATTTGTTTCAAAGACAAAATGGTGGCAATTATCATGTATGCTGAGTCTTAGTGACATGCCCTTTGTATAATCTACGGATTATAAGACCAGTAATGGAGGTGTAAGTGTTGTTTTCCGCCGCAGAGTTAACTCCCCTAAGTAGTGCTCGTAACACCACTGCGCCTTTCCCCCGATTCTGCCAATGAATGCCACTCTGCCGT
Encoded proteins:
- the LOC135461414 gene encoding LIM domain-binding protein 3-like isoform X1; the encoded protein is MASFSQYNVRLFRDSFDTPWGFRLQGGKDLGQPLTIQRVFTGSPAEGELQRGDIIVSISERQADTLTHKQAQDLIKFGGGSIFLTIKRPPPGRVNVAQPAPKPVQSAGFRPQPSKPMPQPKVGKIRNLGGHGPEFGADFSRPTPHYAPVSPSNRPQASRTMLYQVQQSLESKTGQYDPDSVITTPQYTPMRPHSQQFQSLLSEDSFQPQFSEPTPVYQSFASSVQSSYRPGPPEPEDEDYEIIPVSERKKAFMRAEPRKWGNQPQTPLHIARAPKPAPKPRSPIPPSAGPEFGTDFSKPTQQWTPPSHNFRPAPVSPQPFVSQTTFMPASGEVDQPTVPAWRGSLRQTGAKQWDEEYSPADYTSPAPPPTQPKPVQSRSVSKPQQAAPVRTAQPFNPAPRTIPIVNQQGDAEGPRVVHLQYNSPMGLYSNENVQETLDGQTRNVLVQHSQSGGQNKDGPRDWSQSTLYRMIQQEEHKTGGAGTVSTKTTTVKSYQQPVHATAFSPGGDDFGASDF
- the LOC135461414 gene encoding LIM domain-binding protein 3-like isoform X2: MASFSQYNVRLFRDSFDTPWGFRLQGGKDLGQPLTIQRVFTGSPAEGELQRGDIIVSISERQADTLTHKQAQDLIKFGGGSIFLTIKRPPPGRVNVAQPAPKPVQSAGFRPQPSKPMPQPKVGKIRNLGGHGPEFGADFSRPTPHYAPVSPSNRPQASRTMLYQVQQSLESKTGQYDPDSVITTPQYTPMRPHSQQFQSLLSEDSFQPQFSEPTPVYQSFASSVQSSYRPGPPEPEDEDYEIIPVSERKKAFMRAEPRKWAPLHIARAPKPAPKPRSPIPPSAGPEFGTDFSKPTQQWTPPSHNFRPAPVSPQPFVSQTTFMPASGEVDQPTVPAWRGSLRQTGAKQWDEEYSPADYTSPAPPPTQPKPVQSRSVSKPQQAAPVRTAQPFNPAPRTIPIVNQQGDAEGPRVVHLQYNSPMGLYSNENVQETLDGQTRNVLVQHSQSGGQNKDGPRDWSQSTLYRMIQQEEHKTGGAGTVSTKTTTVKSYQQPVHATAFSPGGDDFGASDF
- the LOC135461414 gene encoding uncharacterized protein LOC135461414 isoform X3 — encoded protein: MASFSQYNVRLFRDSFDTPWGFRLQGGKDLGQPLTIQRVFTGSPAEGELQRGDIIVSISERQADTLTHKQAQDLIKFGGGSIFLTIKRPPPGRVNVAQPAPKPVQSAGFRPQPSKPMPQPKVGKIRNLGGHGPEFGADFSRPTPHYAPVSPSNRPQASRTMLYQVQQSLESKTGQYDPDSVITTPQYTPMRPHSQQFQSLLSEDSFQPQFSEPTPVYQSFASSVQSSYRPGPPEPEDEDYEIIPVSERKKAFMRAEPRKWGNQPQTPLHIARAPKPAPKPRSPIPPSAGPEFGTDFSKPTQQWTPPSHNFRPAPVSPQPFVSQTTFMPASGEVDQPTVPAWRGSLRQTGAKQWDEEYSPADYTSPAPPPTQPKPVQSRVQHSQSGGQNKDGPRDWSQSTLYRMIQQEEHKTGGAGTVSTKTTTVKSYQQPVHATAFSPGGDDFGASDF
- the LOC135461414 gene encoding uncharacterized protein LOC135461414 isoform X4, translated to MASFSQYNVRLFRDSFDTPWGFRLQGGKDLGQPLTIQRVFTGSPAEGELQRGDIIVSISERQADTLTHKQAQDLIKFGGGSIFLTIKRPPPGRVNVAQPAPKPVQSAGFRPQPSKPMPQPKVGKIRNLGGHGPEFGADFSRPTPHYAPVSPSNRPQASRTMLYQVQQSLESKTAPLHIARAPKPAPKPRSPIPPSAGPEFGTDFSKPTQQWTPPSHNFRPAPVSPQPFVSQTTFMPASGEVDQPTVPAWRGSLRQTGAKQWDEEYSPADYTSPAPPPTQPKPVQSRSVSKPQQAAPVRTAQPFNPAPRTIPIVNQQGDAEGPRVVHLQYNSPMGLYSNENVQETLDGQTRNVLVQHSQSGGQNKDGPRDWSQSTLYRMIQQEEHKTGGAGTVSTKTTTVKSYQQPVHATAFSPGGDDFGASDF